The proteins below come from a single Chryseobacterium capnotolerans genomic window:
- a CDS encoding cytochrome-c peroxidase — MRSYPLLIVILLIGIAVMSFNPVYRGKESENTFINKGLSDFKGKLEQLKSDVRKFSEDRITLEELQESLKNTRNSFKEIEFYIAYHYPEFTKTHLNAAPLFHIEAAGTSAYTLPPEGLQVLDELVFSDEAADEKEKIKTITDFLYNSYSGFYLSAMKNGMSKGNNKTLPLRIELIRIYALGVTGFDTPGSLNISEEAGHALSGMQKYINDDPYFKNYNSQKADQTLTEAIRYLSKNKDFETFDRIEFYKKYIQPLYEELGKWDGRPDDLKEFSGWNVNNKNLFSSDFLDPYFYTLLKSSEDNPDLRDLGKSIFYDQNLSGNGKMSCATCHLQENAFTDLKAKSPSNVEGKTVLRNSPSLYNAVFAKRFFYDLRAFYLEQQAEHVIYNEDEFNTSYERIIQKLKTKPEYKKAFRTAFKDGKINKENFSKALSSYVASLYSFDSDFDRFMRNEKNVSDDVKKGFNLFMGKANCATCHFVPHFSGLVPPFFNENESEVLGITAKPIKQLPIELDQDPGRGNSPVKKEKSWIYDYSFKTVTVRNIALTKPYFHNGAFNTLEEVLDFYNEGGGEGLGLKMKNQTLASDKLNLTTTEMNQIIAFLNALTDVSKAK, encoded by the coding sequence ATGAGATCTTATCCACTGCTTATTGTCATCCTTTTAATAGGAATTGCAGTAATGTCTTTTAATCCTGTTTACCGGGGTAAAGAAAGTGAAAATACATTTATTAATAAAGGGTTGTCAGATTTTAAAGGTAAGCTCGAACAATTAAAGTCTGATGTTCGTAAGTTCTCTGAAGACCGTATTACTCTAGAAGAATTGCAGGAATCATTAAAAAATACAAGAAATTCTTTTAAGGAAATTGAATTTTATATTGCCTATCATTATCCTGAATTCACCAAAACCCACCTCAATGCAGCGCCTTTATTTCATATTGAAGCTGCGGGAACATCAGCATATACACTGCCTCCGGAAGGGCTGCAGGTATTAGATGAACTCGTGTTTTCGGACGAAGCTGCGGATGAAAAGGAAAAGATCAAGACCATTACCGATTTTTTATACAACAGCTATTCGGGATTCTATCTGAGCGCCATGAAAAATGGAATGAGCAAAGGAAACAATAAAACATTGCCTTTGCGCATAGAACTGATCAGGATCTACGCTCTGGGAGTGACGGGCTTTGATACTCCGGGTTCTCTGAATATTTCCGAAGAAGCCGGTCATGCGCTTTCCGGAATGCAGAAATATATCAATGATGATCCGTATTTTAAAAACTATAATAGCCAAAAAGCAGATCAGACCTTAACGGAAGCGATTCGTTATCTTTCAAAAAATAAAGATTTTGAAACCTTTGACCGAATTGAGTTTTACAAAAAATATATTCAGCCACTGTATGAAGAATTAGGAAAATGGGATGGAAGGCCTGATGATCTGAAGGAATTTTCAGGATGGAATGTCAATAATAAAAACCTTTTCAGTAGTGATTTTTTAGATCCCTATTTTTATACCTTATTGAAGTCTTCAGAAGATAATCCGGATCTTCGAGATCTGGGAAAATCAATTTTCTATGATCAGAATTTAAGTGGCAATGGGAAAATGAGCTGTGCAACCTGCCATCTTCAGGAAAATGCTTTTACAGACCTTAAGGCAAAGTCTCCAAGTAATGTAGAAGGAAAAACAGTGTTGAGAAATTCACCGTCTTTATATAATGCGGTTTTTGCCAAAAGGTTTTTCTATGATTTGCGTGCTTTTTATCTTGAACAGCAGGCTGAACACGTTATTTATAATGAAGATGAGTTTAATACAAGCTATGAAAGGATCATTCAAAAGTTAAAGACAAAACCTGAGTATAAAAAAGCATTCCGTACCGCTTTCAAAGACGGTAAGATCAATAAAGAAAATTTTTCAAAGGCATTAAGTTCCTATGTAGCTTCATTATATTCTTTTGATAGTGATTTTGACCGTTTTATGAGAAATGAAAAAAATGTTTCGGATGATGTGAAAAAAGGATTCAATCTGTTCATGGGAAAAGCCAATTGTGCCACCTGTCATTTTGTACCTCATTTTTCAGGGCTTGTACCACCATTTTTTAATGAAAATGAGTCTGAAGTTTTGGGGATAACTGCAAAACCAATTAAACAGCTTCCTATAGAGCTGGATCAGGATCCTGGAAGAGGAAACAGCCCAGTTAAAAAGGAAAAATCATGGATCTATGACTACTCCTTCAAAACAGTTACGGTAAGAAATATAGCCCTTACAAAACCTTATTTCCATAACGGAGCTTTCAATACTTTAGAAGAGGTTCTTGATTTCTATAATGAAGGCGGTGGAGAAGGATTGGGACTCAAGATGAAAAACCAGACACTTGCTTCGGATAAATTAAACCTTACCACAACAGAAATGAACCAGATAATTGCTTTTCTGAATGCTCTTACGGATGTGAGTAAAGCAAAGTAG
- the gpmI gene encoding 2,3-bisphosphoglycerate-independent phosphoglycerate mutase → MSKKAILAILDGWGLGTNPDVSAIDKANTPFIDSCYQKFPHTTLEASGLAVGLPAGQMGNSEVGHMNLGAGRVVYQNLVKLNMAVENGTLGQEKVIQDAFEYAKKENKKVHFIGLVSNGGVHSHINHLKGLLTAAKEFGLDENVFVHAFTDGRDCDPHSGLGFIEELQNHMEATTGKLATVVGRYYAMDRDKRWERVKLAYDALVEGVGEQSTDALASIRASYDHNVTDEFLKPIILVNTTATGNVVPVAKIIENDVVICFNFRTDRGREITEVLSQKDFPDYSMRKLNLYYITLTNYDKTFQNVQVVFDENVLTETMGEVLEKNGKTQIRIAETEKYPHVTFFFSGGREEEFNGEKRLLCPSPKDVPTYDLKPEMSAYDITNAIVPELEQGTADFVCLNFANTDMVGHTGVFEAAVKAAETVDACIEKVATAAYENGYAVFILADHGNSDVMLNPDGTPNTQHSTNLVPFIVMDKDHTWNLKPGKLGDVAPTILNVMGVEIPKAMTGDILVS, encoded by the coding sequence ATGTCAAAAAAAGCAATATTAGCAATCCTTGACGGATGGGGATTGGGAACAAACCCGGACGTTTCTGCAATAGACAAAGCAAACACACCATTTATAGATAGCTGTTATCAAAAATTTCCACACACAACCCTTGAAGCAAGTGGTTTAGCGGTAGGTCTTCCTGCCGGACAGATGGGGAATTCCGAAGTAGGTCACATGAACCTTGGGGCCGGAAGAGTTGTTTACCAAAACCTGGTAAAACTGAATATGGCGGTTGAAAACGGTACTCTTGGACAGGAAAAAGTAATTCAGGATGCTTTTGAATACGCTAAAAAAGAAAATAAAAAAGTACATTTCATCGGATTGGTTTCCAATGGAGGAGTACACTCCCATATCAATCACTTAAAAGGATTATTGACTGCTGCCAAAGAATTTGGATTGGATGAAAATGTCTTTGTACATGCATTCACAGACGGAAGAGACTGTGATCCACATTCCGGATTAGGTTTCATTGAAGAGCTTCAGAACCACATGGAAGCAACTACCGGGAAACTGGCTACCGTTGTAGGAAGATACTACGCAATGGACAGGGACAAAAGATGGGAACGTGTGAAATTAGCTTATGATGCCCTTGTAGAAGGAGTAGGAGAGCAGAGTACAGACGCTCTGGCCTCTATCCGTGCTTCCTATGACCATAACGTAACAGATGAATTCCTTAAGCCAATCATTTTAGTCAATACAACAGCTACAGGAAATGTTGTTCCGGTAGCAAAAATTATTGAAAATGATGTGGTAATTTGCTTCAACTTCCGTACAGACAGAGGAAGAGAAATTACAGAAGTGCTTTCTCAGAAAGATTTTCCTGATTATTCTATGCGCAAACTGAACCTTTATTATATTACATTAACCAATTATGACAAAACGTTTCAGAATGTTCAGGTTGTTTTTGATGAGAATGTTTTAACAGAAACAATGGGTGAAGTACTTGAGAAGAATGGTAAAACTCAGATCAGAATTGCAGAAACAGAAAAATATCCTCACGTTACCTTCTTCTTCTCAGGAGGAAGAGAAGAAGAATTCAATGGAGAGAAAAGATTGTTGTGTCCAAGTCCAAAAGACGTTCCTACTTATGATCTAAAACCTGAAATGTCAGCTTATGATATTACCAATGCTATTGTTCCGGAACTGGAGCAAGGTACTGCGGATTTTGTTTGTCTGAACTTTGCCAATACGGATATGGTAGGACATACAGGGGTGTTTGAAGCTGCTGTGAAGGCTGCTGAAACAGTTGATGCATGCATCGAAAAAGTAGCCACTGCTGCTTATGAAAACGGATATGCAGTATTCATTCTTGCGGACCACGGAAATTCAGATGTTATGTTGAATCCTGACGGAACACCTAATACACAGCACTCAACGAATCTGGTTCCTTTTATTGTTATGGATAAAGACCATACATGGAACCTAAAACCTGGAAAACTGGGTGACGTAGCGCCTACAATCCTTAATGTAATGGGGGTTGAAATACCAAAAGCCATGACAGGAGATATTTTAGTTAGCTAA
- a CDS encoding DUF2268 domain-containing putative Zn-dependent protease (predicted Zn-dependent protease with a strongly conserved HExxH motif) — translation MKTNHLILLSLLAFGMMNAQFAEDPLNAVLETKDVQNFWKAFDKMETSTTNPFIEYIENGSPGVKSFIRNRIINADSLYATVKKNKEEYLKTRHVLDGIGAKDKKLKASYSALKYWYPKAKFSTVYFVYGRMNTGGNSSNEGISIGTELFKNLDGVVPLIVHEMIHFQQNNKGGETLLKQALTEGGADFIAEFVSGEPMNVKAFQYGEANSDKLYKEFVTRYKSDDLRDWFYWTSKKDDRPNDLGYWIGYKICEAYFNKQTDKQQAVHDILNIEDPFLFLKESGFLDSYIQSYAKEKNLKYDDFFQEFSGEPSTVTLLVNVPDKNDEVYIAGNQKGLGSWSASSVKMERKSDLERTLTLKIYLPAQFKFTKGNWNQEANVKGVEKGQNIKIENVKSNKFTYKINSWFKN, via the coding sequence ATGAAAACCAATCACCTTATACTGCTTTCTTTGTTGGCTTTTGGAATGATGAATGCTCAATTTGCAGAAGATCCTCTAAACGCAGTTTTAGAAACGAAAGATGTACAAAACTTCTGGAAAGCCTTTGATAAAATGGAAACTTCCACTACCAATCCTTTTATAGAATACATAGAAAATGGTTCACCGGGAGTAAAAAGTTTTATCAGGAATCGTATCATTAATGCAGATTCTCTGTATGCAACAGTGAAAAAAAATAAAGAAGAATATCTTAAAACCAGACATGTGCTAGATGGAATTGGGGCAAAAGATAAAAAACTAAAAGCAAGTTACAGCGCTTTAAAATATTGGTATCCAAAAGCTAAATTCTCAACCGTTTATTTCGTGTATGGCAGAATGAATACGGGCGGAAATTCTTCCAATGAAGGAATCTCAATCGGAACAGAATTGTTTAAAAATCTGGATGGAGTTGTACCTCTTATTGTTCATGAAATGATTCATTTTCAGCAAAATAATAAAGGCGGAGAAACTTTATTGAAACAAGCTTTAACAGAAGGTGGAGCTGATTTTATAGCAGAATTTGTTTCCGGAGAACCAATGAATGTAAAAGCATTTCAGTATGGTGAAGCAAATTCAGACAAATTATACAAAGAATTCGTAACAAGATATAAAAGTGATGATTTAAGAGACTGGTTTTATTGGACCTCCAAAAAAGATGACAGACCCAATGATTTAGGATATTGGATAGGATACAAAATATGTGAAGCCTATTTTAATAAACAAACCGATAAACAACAAGCAGTACATGATATTTTAAACATTGAAGACCCATTTTTATTTTTAAAAGAAAGTGGCTTTCTGGATTCTTATATTCAGTCGTATGCAAAAGAAAAGAATTTAAAATATGATGATTTTTTCCAGGAATTTTCAGGGGAGCCTTCAACGGTAACATTATTAGTAAATGTTCCTGATAAAAATGATGAGGTTTATATCGCAGGAAACCAGAAAGGGTTGGGGAGCTGGAGTGCATCTTCAGTTAAAATGGAAAGGAAAAGCGATCTTGAAAGAACCCTTACTTTAAAAATATATTTACCAGCGCAATTTAAGTTTACCAAAGGAAACTGGAATCAGGAAGCTAATGTAAAAGGAGTGGAAAAAGGACAGAATATCAAAATAGAAAATGTAAAATCAAATAAGTTTACTTATAAAATTAATAGCTGGTTTAAAAATTAG
- a CDS encoding nucleoside phosphorylase, whose amino-acid sequence MLNKLAASELILNEDGSVYHLNLLPEDIADKIILVGDPDRVAKVSKYFDTVEIKKNKREFYTHTGTLRGERITVMSTGIGTENIDIVMNELDALVNIDLKNKEFKTEHKALELFRMGTCGSVNPDVQVDNMLVTQNVVGLDGLMHFYQDYSFENEFSRSFMERFPYEKIKPMLYFSDWAEEMGEYYKDAKYHGNTATFPGFYAPQGRQLRLKAVDDQFLETLNDLGVTNFEMETSAIYAFSKLLGHKAITVNNVVANRRRGEFSTDHHNSEKNLITWVLDRIIK is encoded by the coding sequence ATGCTAAACAAACTTGCTGCTTCAGAACTTATTCTGAATGAAGACGGAAGTGTATACCACTTGAATCTTTTACCTGAAGATATTGCTGATAAAATCATCCTTGTGGGTGACCCGGACAGAGTAGCAAAGGTTTCAAAATATTTTGACACCGTAGAAATCAAAAAAAACAAAAGAGAATTTTATACGCATACAGGAACATTGCGTGGAGAAAGAATCACCGTAATGTCTACAGGTATCGGAACTGAGAACATCGATATCGTAATGAACGAACTGGATGCCCTGGTAAACATCGATCTTAAAAATAAGGAGTTCAAAACAGAGCACAAAGCCCTTGAATTATTCCGTATGGGAACTTGTGGAAGTGTGAACCCTGATGTACAGGTTGATAATATGCTGGTAACTCAAAACGTAGTTGGATTAGATGGTTTAATGCACTTCTACCAGGACTACAGCTTTGAAAATGAGTTTTCAAGAAGCTTTATGGAAAGATTCCCTTACGAAAAAATCAAGCCTATGCTTTATTTCTCAGACTGGGCAGAAGAAATGGGTGAATATTATAAAGATGCCAAATACCACGGAAACACAGCAACATTCCCAGGTTTCTATGCTCCACAGGGAAGACAGCTTCGTCTAAAGGCTGTAGATGATCAATTCCTTGAAACATTGAATGATCTTGGAGTCACCAACTTTGAAATGGAAACCTCTGCGATCTATGCATTTTCAAAATTATTAGGTCACAAAGCAATTACCGTAAATAACGTAGTGGCTAACAGAAGACGTGGAGAGTTCTCTACAGACCACCACAATTCTGAGAAAAACCTGATCACTTGGGTTCTTGACAGAATTATTAAATAA
- a CDS encoding BT0820 family HAD-type phosphatase, with product MLNNKKIAVDFDGTIVDDAYPGIGKAKIFAFETLKRLQAEGFRLILWTYRHGKTLDEAVEFCKKNGVEFYAVNSSFEGEVFDSATQSRKLDADWFIDDRNIGGFPGWGEIYNIIQERIEFRVEGKEVLAYSKLKKEKKKGLFW from the coding sequence ATGTTAAATAATAAAAAGATTGCTGTTGACTTTGACGGAACTATTGTTGATGATGCTTACCCAGGAATTGGTAAGGCAAAGATCTTCGCTTTCGAAACCTTGAAAAGATTACAGGCAGAAGGATTCAGATTGATTCTTTGGACATACAGACACGGAAAAACGTTAGATGAAGCAGTAGAATTCTGTAAAAAAAATGGAGTGGAATTTTATGCAGTGAACTCAAGCTTCGAAGGAGAAGTTTTTGATTCTGCCACTCAATCCAGAAAATTGGATGCCGATTGGTTCATTGACGACAGAAATATTGGTGGATTTCCGGGATGGGGTGAAATCTATAACATCATTCAGGAAAGAATTGAGTTCCGTGTAGAAGGAAAAGAAGTTTTGGCCTATTCAAAACTTAAAAAAGAAAAGAAAAAAGGACTTTTCTGGTAA
- a CDS encoding leucine-rich repeat domain-containing protein, with the protein MKKFFLLISFLSLSQVNAQIDPVKYPTFTNMEEALDSKKAVYSMSFREKGLFNIPPQIIKLDSLFFLNMMANKLEKMDQELFTLKELEFLNVNENSIKYIPDEISQLKKLTTFSMNLNSLTSINPNLAKLQNLKVVHFDANNLNVFPEALMEIPTLEEINLQGNQISFIADRLFQIKSLKFLNLANNQINDMGNLSFPKRLKYLELQQNAICRLPENLFKAQELEFLNVSDNNITEISSKVKGLKNVVSMNLANNNLKDIPEEISQLKNMKTLILTGNPIEKSKIEKLKTLLPETQIYF; encoded by the coding sequence ATGAAAAAGTTTTTCTTACTTATTTCCTTTTTATCACTTTCTCAGGTCAATGCTCAGATTGATCCTGTTAAATATCCTACTTTCACCAATATGGAAGAAGCTCTGGACAGTAAGAAGGCTGTTTACAGTATGAGTTTCAGAGAAAAAGGATTGTTTAATATTCCGCCTCAAATTATAAAATTGGATTCATTATTCTTTTTAAATATGATGGCCAATAAGCTAGAAAAAATGGATCAGGAGCTTTTTACATTGAAAGAACTTGAATTTTTGAATGTAAATGAAAACAGCATCAAGTACATCCCGGATGAAATCAGCCAGCTTAAAAAGTTGACTACATTTTCTATGAATCTGAACAGTCTGACAAGTATTAATCCAAATCTTGCAAAGCTTCAAAATCTTAAGGTGGTTCACTTTGATGCCAATAACCTTAATGTTTTTCCTGAAGCTCTAATGGAAATACCCACCTTAGAAGAAATAAATTTACAGGGAAATCAAATTAGTTTTATTGCGGACCGGTTGTTTCAGATCAAAAGTCTGAAATTCTTAAATCTGGCCAACAATCAGATCAATGACATGGGAAACCTTTCATTTCCAAAAAGATTAAAATATCTCGAATTACAGCAGAATGCTATCTGCAGACTTCCTGAAAATCTATTTAAAGCTCAGGAACTTGAATTTCTGAATGTAAGTGATAATAATATTACAGAAATCTCATCTAAAGTAAAAGGATTAAAGAACGTGGTCAGCATGAATCTGGCTAACAATAATCTGAAAGATATTCCTGAAGAAATCAGTCAGCTTAAAAACATGAAAACACTAATTCTTACAGGAAATCCTATAGAAAAATCTAAAATTGAAAAATTAAAAACCTTACTGCCGGAAACCCAGATCTATTTCTAG
- a CDS encoding acyl-ACP desaturase yields MYQKLVRKEVMGILEKEVGSFLDKFLTPIEKIWQPSDYLPDPSSEEFKHDLEEIQTFAREMPYDLFVTLIGDCITEEALPSYESWLMGVDGINQEEKLGWANWVRAWTAEENRHGDLLNKYLYLCGRVNMREVEITTQYLINDGFDLGTSMDPYRNFIYTSFQETATNISHRRVGTLAKQSGNGKLAKMCGVIAADEARHAKAYKHFVAKILEIDPSEMILAFEDMMRKKIVMPAHLMRQSGQKAGELWGHFSDAAQRCMVYTGQDYINIMKDLLDEWKIEHVKGLTEKAEKAQEYLMKLPARLQKITDRVSTPDLQFQFNWVKS; encoded by the coding sequence ATGTATCAAAAGCTTGTTAGGAAAGAAGTAATGGGAATATTGGAAAAGGAAGTAGGTTCTTTTCTTGATAAATTTTTAACGCCAATTGAGAAGATTTGGCAGCCTTCTGATTATTTACCAGATCCTTCAAGCGAAGAGTTTAAACATGATCTTGAAGAAATTCAGACTTTTGCCCGTGAAATGCCTTATGATCTGTTTGTAACGCTAATCGGAGATTGTATTACGGAAGAAGCTCTTCCTTCGTATGAATCTTGGTTAATGGGTGTTGACGGTATTAATCAGGAAGAAAAATTAGGCTGGGCAAACTGGGTGAGAGCCTGGACTGCAGAAGAAAACAGACACGGAGACTTATTAAATAAATACCTTTATCTATGTGGTAGAGTTAATATGAGAGAAGTGGAAATCACCACTCAATATCTTATTAATGATGGATTCGATTTGGGAACAAGTATGGATCCATACAGAAACTTTATTTATACAAGTTTCCAGGAAACAGCAACCAATATTTCTCACAGAAGAGTAGGGACATTAGCAAAACAATCCGGAAATGGTAAGTTAGCTAAAATGTGTGGTGTAATTGCTGCAGATGAAGCAAGACACGCAAAAGCATACAAACATTTTGTTGCTAAAATCCTTGAAATAGACCCATCAGAAATGATCCTTGCTTTCGAAGATATGATGCGTAAGAAAATTGTAATGCCGGCTCACCTGATGAGACAATCAGGACAGAAGGCTGGTGAGCTTTGGGGACATTTCTCAGATGCTGCACAAAGATGTATGGTATATACAGGCCAGGATTATATCAACATTATGAAAGACCTGTTAGATGAATGGAAGATTGAGCACGTAAAAGGCCTTACAGAAAAAGCAGAAAAAGCTCAGGAATATCTGATGAAGCTTCCAGCAAGACTACAGAAGATCACAGACAGAGTTTCTACTCCGGATCTTCAGTTCCAGTTTAACTGGGTTAAGAGCTAG
- a CDS encoding alkaline phosphatase PhoX, with the protein MKKKLLTIGALALFAGSVVQAQTIIFDKGTSWSYKDLDQAQPDAWKTQNYDISSWPVGNAPLGYGDPVTTTIHGGTTGLVTAYFAKDITVDLATLTDNMELGVMRDDGIVVYLNGEEVIRDNMPAGAITFNTFSSTTIDNAAENVYNIFSIPKSKFINGVNRISIELHNRSVGSSDLRIDAYLKTKPNTTFPPVVCNGSHISCFTSIVPTAQTNKLIIPGEHKYQLILKEGDNYTEGGGLVGGQNDFTAYVGKSGSSTNGYLSVNHETNPGGVTMAEINYNASTKLWQLTKSRAVSFSDPSLVQTIRNCSGGITPWGTVVTAEESVTANDINGDGYKDYGWLVEIDPATAQVISKNTDGSKGKLWQMGIMNHENVVINNAGTTAYYGEDGGTHMVYKYVMDTPNNLASGNLYVLKLDQGLTAAGDPVGTTATWIQVPNKTKADQNNTANLAQSLGGTRFNGVEDVDISPLDGKIYFTAKGLDRVYRLQDNGTTASQVETFVGGANSVYSFETTQGTKSEAWGDGNDNLTFDELGNLWVLQDGGKNYIWVIAPDHTQANPKVKLFASMPAGSEPTGLTFTPDHKFGFFSIQHPDSTISTDIDATGNTIDYRGKSATVVIALKGNLGTQGSLGTTENTAAENTVTVAPNPTSGIVKINSPKGLKDISVTAYSIDGKIVYTKKFNGVNKALDLDFTPQLEGSRVLILNIEAEGGFQKTVKLLKK; encoded by the coding sequence ATGAAGAAAAAACTACTAACAATTGGGGCTTTAGCTCTATTTGCCGGATCGGTTGTTCAGGCGCAGACCATTATTTTTGACAAGGGGACGTCCTGGAGTTATAAAGACTTGGATCAGGCACAACCTGATGCATGGAAAACCCAAAACTATGACATCTCTTCCTGGCCTGTTGGTAATGCACCATTAGGATATGGTGATCCTGTTACTACGACCATTCACGGAGGTACTACAGGATTGGTTACAGCGTATTTTGCAAAAGATATTACGGTGGATCTTGCCACACTTACAGACAACATGGAACTTGGAGTAATGAGAGATGATGGGATTGTAGTGTATCTTAACGGAGAGGAAGTAATAAGAGATAATATGCCTGCCGGGGCCATTACATTCAATACTTTTTCCAGTACAACAATTGACAATGCTGCAGAAAATGTTTATAATATTTTCTCTATTCCAAAATCAAAATTCATCAATGGTGTTAACCGAATTTCTATTGAATTACATAACCGAAGTGTTGGCAGTTCAGATCTTAGAATTGATGCTTATCTGAAAACAAAACCTAACACGACATTTCCGCCTGTTGTATGTAACGGATCACATATTAGCTGTTTCACTTCCATTGTTCCTACGGCACAAACCAATAAACTTATCATTCCTGGTGAACACAAATATCAGCTTATTCTGAAAGAAGGTGATAATTATACTGAAGGAGGCGGGCTAGTAGGCGGGCAGAACGATTTTACAGCATATGTTGGCAAATCGGGAAGCAGTACAAATGGATACCTTTCCGTAAACCACGAAACAAACCCTGGCGGAGTAACGATGGCTGAGATAAATTATAACGCGTCTACAAAACTTTGGCAGTTAACAAAATCAAGAGCGGTAAGTTTCTCAGATCCTAGCTTGGTACAGACAATCAGAAACTGTTCGGGAGGAATTACTCCTTGGGGAACGGTAGTAACAGCAGAAGAATCTGTAACGGCTAATGACATAAATGGTGACGGATACAAAGATTACGGATGGCTGGTAGAAATTGATCCCGCAACAGCACAGGTGATTTCTAAGAATACAGATGGTTCTAAAGGAAAATTATGGCAGATGGGAATCATGAACCATGAAAATGTGGTTATCAATAATGCTGGAACTACTGCATATTACGGAGAAGATGGTGGTACACACATGGTGTATAAATATGTGATGGATACGCCAAACAATCTGGCTTCAGGAAATCTTTATGTATTAAAATTAGATCAGGGATTAACAGCAGCAGGAGATCCGGTGGGAACTACAGCAACATGGATTCAGGTTCCTAATAAAACAAAAGCAGACCAAAATAACACAGCAAACCTTGCTCAATCATTAGGAGGAACAAGATTTAATGGAGTAGAAGATGTGGATATCAGCCCTCTGGATGGTAAGATTTATTTTACAGCAAAAGGATTAGATAGAGTGTATCGTTTACAGGATAATGGAACAACCGCTTCTCAGGTGGAAACATTCGTGGGTGGAGCCAACTCCGTATACTCTTTCGAAACAACACAGGGAACAAAATCTGAAGCTTGGGGAGATGGAAATGACAACCTTACTTTTGACGAACTTGGAAACCTTTGGGTACTTCAGGATGGTGGTAAAAACTATATCTGGGTCATTGCTCCGGATCATACACAGGCTAATCCGAAAGTGAAATTATTTGCTTCAATGCCTGCAGGATCTGAGCCTACAGGATTAACGTTTACACCAGATCATAAATTCGGATTCTTCTCTATCCAACATCCGGATTCTACCATCTCTACTGATATTGATGCTACAGGAAATACAATTGACTATAGAGGAAAATCTGCTACTGTAGTAATTGCACTTAAAGGAAATCTCGGAACACAAGGTTCTTTAGGAACAACTGAAAATACAGCTGCTGAAAACACAGTAACCGTGGCTCCGAATCCTACTTCAGGAATAGTGAAAATCAATTCACCAAAAGGCTTAAAAGATATTTCGGTGACTGCTTACAGTATAGACGGGAAAATTGTCTATACCAAGAAATTCAATGGCGTAAACAAGGCATTAGACCTGGATTTTACACCTCAATTGGAAGGATCCAGAGTTTTAATTCTGAATATTGAAGCAGAAGGAGGATTCCAGAAAACAGTAAAACTTTTAAAGAAGTAA
- a CDS encoding translation initiation factor, whose amino-acid sequence MDLRDQLKNLFPEHEEQDFEMPEEEFKQKEPLVCKFEKKGRNGKPVTIVEGWEGSEEDLKKISKKIKTTLGIGGSEKDGTIIIQGDNRDKIMAILKDMGYKTKRVGG is encoded by the coding sequence ATGGACTTACGTGATCAACTGAAGAATCTTTTTCCTGAACATGAAGAGCAGGATTTTGAAATGCCTGAAGAAGAATTCAAGCAGAAAGAACCATTGGTATGCAAATTTGAGAAGAAAGGCAGAAACGGCAAACCTGTAACGATTGTTGAAGGCTGGGAAGGCAGTGAAGAAGACCTTAAAAAAATCTCAAAGAAAATAAAAACCACCTTAGGAATAGGCGGTTCTGAAAAGGACGGGACGATTATCATTCAAGGTGACAACCGTGATAAAATAATGGCTATCCTTAAAGATATGGGTTATAAAACCAAACGTGTTGGCGGATAG